One genomic region from Pempheris klunzingeri isolate RE-2024b chromosome 4, fPemKlu1.hap1, whole genome shotgun sequence encodes:
- the psmd2 gene encoding 26S proteasome non-ATPase regulatory subunit 2, with amino-acid sequence MEEAKNKEKKQPEKTDEKDKDKEKGQQPSGKDKDKKEEQELSEEDKQLQDDLEMMVERLGEKNTELYRPALEELRRLIRSSTTSMTSVPKPLKFLRPHYGKLKEVYDGMAPGENKRFCADVVSVLAMTMSGERECLKYRLLGSQEELASWGHEYVRHLAGEVAKEWQEVEENDKTQQETLLKLVKEIVPYNMAHNAEHEACDLLMEIERLDMLEDYIDENAYGKVCLYLTSCVSYVPEPENSALLRCALNIFRKFNRYPEALRLALMLNDVELVENIFTSCKDIVIQKQMAFMLGRHGMFLELNEDVEDYEDLTEIMSNVQLNSNFLALARELDIMEPKVPDDIYKTHLENNRFGGSGSQVDSARMNLASSFVNGFVNAAFGQDKLLTDDGNKWLYKNKDHGMLSAAASLGMILLWDVDGGLTQIDKYLYSSEDYIKSGALLACGIVNSGVRNECDPALALLSDYVLHNSNIMRIGAIFGLGLAYAGSNREDVLSLLLPVMGDSKSSMEVVGVTALACGMIAVGSCNGDVTSTIVQTIMEKNEQELKDSYARWLPLGLGLNHLGKGEAIETTLAALQVVPEPFRSFANTLVDICAYAGSGNVLKVQQLLHICSEHYEAKEKEKEEDKDKKDKKDKEKKETAADMGSHQGVAVLGIALIAMGEEIGSEMALRTFGHLLRYGEPTLRRAVPLALALISVSNPRLNILDTLSKFSHDADPEVSHNSIFAMGMVGSGTNNARLAAMLRQLAQYHAKDPNNLFMVRLAQGLTHLGKGTLTLCPYHSDRQLMSQVAVAGLLTVLVSFLDVKNIILGKSHYILYGLVAAMQPRMLVTFDEELRPLPVSVRVGQAVDVVGQAGKPKAITGFQTHTTPVLLAHGERAELATEEYLPVTPILEGFVILRKNPNFET; translated from the exons ATGGAGGaggcaaaaaacaaagagaaaaagcagcCCGAAAAGACTGATGAgaaggacaaggacaaggaaAAGGGGCAGCAGCCCTCTGGGAAGGATAAGGACAAGAAAGAGGAGCAAGAATTG TCAGAGGAAGACAAGCAGTTACAAGATGACCTGGAGATGATGGTGGAGAGATTGGGT GAGAAGAACACAGAGCTGTACCGTCCTGCATTGGAAGAGCTTCGCAGGCTAATCCGCTCCTCAACCACATCCATGACCTCAGTACCCAAGCCACTCAAATTCCTGCGCCCACACTATGGCAAGCTCAAAGAGGTCTATGACGGCATGGCTCCTGGAGAGAACAAG cgtTTCTGTGCTGATGTGGTGTCAGTGCTGGCCATGACCATGAGTGGTGAGAGGGAGTGTCTGAAGTACCGTCTGCTTGGCTCCCAAGAAGAGCTGGCCTCTTGGGGACATGAATATGTCAG GCACCTGGCTGGTGAAGTGGCTAAAGAGtggcaggaggtggaggagaatgACAAGACGCAGCAGGAGACGCTGCTGAAACTAGTGAAGGAGATTGTGCCCTACAACATGGCCCACAATGCCGAGCATGAAGCCTGCGACCTGCTGATGGAGATTGAGAGGCTTGACATGCTGGAGGACTACATCGATGAAAACGCCTATGGCAAAGTCTGCCTGTACCTCACTAG CTGTGTGAGTTACGTTCCTGAGCCAGAAAACTCAGCGCTGCTGAGATGTGCCCTCAACATCTTCAGGAAGTTCAACCGTTATCCTGAGGCCCTGCGCCTGGCCCTGATGCTCAACGACGTGGAGCTAGTAGAAAACATCTTCACATCCTGCAAAGACAT AGTTATCCAGAAGCAGATGGCCTTCATGCTTGGTCGTCATGGCATGTTCCTGGAGCTTAATGAAGATGTAGAGGACTATGAGGACTTGACAGAAATCATGTCCAATGTGCAGCTCAACAGCAACTTCTTGGCCCTGGCCAGAGAG TTGGACATCATGGAACCCAAAGTCCCAGATGACATCTACAAAACACATCTGGAAAACAACA GGTTTGGAGGCAGTGGCTCTCAGGTGGACTCTGCTCGTATGAACTTGGCCTCTTCCTTCGTGAATGGCTTTGTCAATGCAGCCTTTGGACAGGACAAGTTGCTCACAGATGACGGCAACAAATGGTTGTACAAGAACAAAGACCACg GTATGTTGAGCGCTGCAGCCTCCCTGGGTATGATCCTGCTGTGGGACGTGGACGGTGGTCTCACCCAGATTGACAAATACCTCTATTCTTCTGAGGACTACATCAAG TCTGGCGCCCTCCTGGCCTGCGGCATTGTCAACTCAGGTGTGAGGAACGAATGTGACCCGGCCCTGGCCCTGCTCTCTGACTACGTCCTCCACAACAGCAACATAATGAGGATAGGAGCCATCTTTGG ACTTGGCCTTGCCTATGCTGGCTCCAACAGAGAAGatgtcctctctctgcttctccccGTCATGGGAGACTCCAAGTCTAGCATGGAG GTGGTTGGAGTGACAGCACTGGCGTGTGGTATGATCGCAGTAGGATCTTGTAACGGTGACGTGACCTCCACCATCGTCCAGACCATCATGGAGAAAAACGAGCAGGAGCTGAAGGACTCATATGCCCGCTGGTTGCCTTTAGGCCTGGGACTCAACCACTTGG GGAAAGGAGAGGCGATTGAGACGACCCTGGCAGCTCTACAGGTTGTCCCTGAGCCTTTCCGCAGCTTCGCCAACACACTAGTGGATATCTGTGCATATGCAG GTTCTGGTAATGTGCTGAaggtgcagcagctgctccataTCTGCAGCGAGCACTACGAAGCcaaggagaaggaaaaagaggaggacaAGGACAAGAAGGATAAGAAGGataaagagaagaaggagacCGCTGCTGATATGGGCTCCCACCAG gGTGTAGCTGTTCTTGGCATTGCCCTCATCGCCATGGGGGAAGAGATTGGTTCTGAAATGGCACTGAGGACATTTGGACATCTG CTGCGTTATGGTGAACCCACCCTGAGGCGAGCTGTGCCCCTAGCCCTGGCTCTCATTTCCGTGTCCAACCCTCGTTTGAACATCTTGGACACCCTCAGCAAGTTTTCCCATGATGCTGACCCAGAGGTGTCCCACAACTCCATCTTTGCCATGGGCATGGTGGGCAGCG GCACAAATAACGCCCGTCTGGCTGCCATGTTGAGGCAGCTGGCCCAGTATCACGCCAAAGACCCTAACAATCTCTTCATGGTCCGACTGGCTCAG GGTCTGACTCACCTGGGCAAAGGCACACTGACACTCTGTCCCTACCACAGCGACAGGCAGCTGATGAGTCAGGTCGCCGTGGCTGGACTGCTAACCGTGCTTGTTTCCTTCCTCGACGTCAagaaca TAATCCTGGGGAAATCTCATTACATTCTCTACGGCCTGGTAGCAGCCATGCAGCCACGTATGCTGGTCACCTTCGATGAGGAGCTACGGCCGCTGCCTGTGTCTGTCCGAGTTGGACAG GCTGTGGATGTCGTGGGCCAGGCAGGCAAGCCAAAGGCCATCACAGGTTTCCAGACCCACACCACGCCGGTGTTGCTGGCTCATGGAGAGAGGGCTGAGCTGGCCACAGAGGAGTACCTCCCCGTCACCCCCATCCTGGAGGGCTTTGTTATCCTCCGTAAGAATCCCAACTTTGAAACCTAG